The following proteins come from a genomic window of Spea bombifrons isolate aSpeBom1 chromosome 10, aSpeBom1.2.pri, whole genome shotgun sequence:
- the LOC128467734 gene encoding inositol-trisphosphate 3-kinase B-like isoform X2, which yields MTKSWKTFFTMVHWSLRRQNSWVQLAGHEGNFKTSERGHILKKFSPIENACLVALMEDALRPYVPTYHGLVERDGQTYIKMEDLLMGLECPSIMDCKMGIRTYLEEELAKAQLKPTPRKDMYNKMVIVDPLAPTSEENDQKAITKPRYMQWRETVSSTALLGFRIEGATIEGGPVKKDFKQMKSREKIMETFITFTKGRTDIMAAYLNRLEGMQAVLKESVFFSTHEVIGSSLLFVHDRRGFSNVWMIDFGKTSPAPAHLTLRHDVAWEAGNHEDGYLLGLTNLIQTIRDTMQKLEESREIVPKEPEEKAIEEIRKSLSCKSASTEREINDTIAKTAEKDLLTTQEQGNTSAGVRDTPVWGGDRNL from the exons ATG ACCAAATCTTGGAAGACGTTCTTTACAATGGTGCATTGGTCCCTTCGTCGGCAGAATTCCTGGGTACAGCTGGCTGGACACGAAG GTAACTTTAAGACAAGTGAGCGAGGCCATATCCTTAAGAAGTTCAGTCCCATAGAGAATGCCTGTCTGGTGGCACTTATGGAGGATGCCCTCAGACCATATGTACCCACCTATCATGGCTTGGTGGAGAGAGATGGCCAGACATATATAAAGATGGAGGACCTCCTCATGGGCCTGGAATGTCCTAGCATTATGGATTGCAAAATGGGTATCAG GACATATCTAGAAGAGGAACTTGCAAAAGCCCAGCTGAAGCCTACCCCACGTAAAGACATGTATAACAAGATGGTCATTGTGGATCCCTTAGCCCCCACTTCTGAAGAGAATGACCAGAAAGCCATCACCAAACCTCGTTACATGCAGTGGAGGGAGACCGTAAGCTCGACAGCTCTGTTGGGCTTTCGCATTGAAGGAGCCACA ATTGAAGGGGGTCCCGTGAAGAAAGACTTCAAGCAAATGAAAAGCAGAGAGAAGATCATGGAGACATTTATCACTTTTACCAAGGGTCGGACTGATATTATG GCTGCCTACTTGAACAGACTGGAGGGCATGCAAGCTGTTCTTAAGGAATCTGTATTCTTCAGCACACATGAG GTGATTGGCAGCTCCCTCCTTTTTGTTCATGACCGTCGAGGCTTCTCAAACGTCTGGATGATCGATTTTGGCAAAACATCTCCAGCACCTGCTCACCTTACCCTGAGACATGATGTGGCTTGGGAGGCTGGGAACCATGAGGATGGCTACCTGCTTGGGCTCACAAATCTCATTCAGACCATTCGGGACACAATGCAGAAATTGGAGGAAAGCAGGGAAATTGTGCCCAAAGAGCCAGAAGAAAAAGCAATAGAGGAAATAAGGAAAAGCCTTTCATGTAAGAGTGCATCAACAGAAAGGGAAATAAATGATACCATTGCAAAGACAGCAGAAAAAGACCTTTTAACAACACAAGAGCAGGGCAACACATCGGCAGGGGTCCGTGATACACCTGTGTGGGGGGGCGACAGAAACCTGTGA
- the LOC128467734 gene encoding inositol-trisphosphate 3-kinase B-like isoform X1 encodes MEPSELSSIVEDFPKLGSEKEKDIETQGYFATKQCEISSERNDSGSIGKDDIMEALAGEDTKKKTERASDRSISSTSTCSSVAYSSPESDQVFSEEEEIQMKRKTLRKTKSWKTFFTMVHWSLRRQNSWVQLAGHEGNFKTSERGHILKKFSPIENACLVALMEDALRPYVPTYHGLVERDGQTYIKMEDLLMGLECPSIMDCKMGIRTYLEEELAKAQLKPTPRKDMYNKMVIVDPLAPTSEENDQKAITKPRYMQWRETVSSTALLGFRIEGATIEGGPVKKDFKQMKSREKIMETFITFTKGRTDIMAAYLNRLEGMQAVLKESVFFSTHEVIGSSLLFVHDRRGFSNVWMIDFGKTSPAPAHLTLRHDVAWEAGNHEDGYLLGLTNLIQTIRDTMQKLEESREIVPKEPEEKAIEEIRKSLSCKSASTEREINDTIAKTAEKDLLTTQEQGNTSAGVRDTPVWGGDRNL; translated from the exons ATGGAGCCTTCAGAATTGTCTTCCATAGTGGAAGATTTCCCAAAGCTAGGGTCTGAGAAAGAAAAGGACATAGAGACCCAAGGATATTTCGCTACAAAACAATGTGAAATCAGTTCAGAAAGGAATGACAGTGGGTCTATAGGGAAAGATGACATAATGGAAGCCCTTGCAGGGGAAGACAccaaaaagaagacagaaagggCATCAGATCGCTCAATCTCAAGCACATCCACCTGCTCTTCAGTTGCATACTCTTCTCCAGAAAGTGACCAGGTCTTTAGTGAAGAGGAAGAGATTCAAATGAAGCGGAAAACCCTTCGTAAG ACCAAATCTTGGAAGACGTTCTTTACAATGGTGCATTGGTCCCTTCGTCGGCAGAATTCCTGGGTACAGCTGGCTGGACACGAAG GTAACTTTAAGACAAGTGAGCGAGGCCATATCCTTAAGAAGTTCAGTCCCATAGAGAATGCCTGTCTGGTGGCACTTATGGAGGATGCCCTCAGACCATATGTACCCACCTATCATGGCTTGGTGGAGAGAGATGGCCAGACATATATAAAGATGGAGGACCTCCTCATGGGCCTGGAATGTCCTAGCATTATGGATTGCAAAATGGGTATCAG GACATATCTAGAAGAGGAACTTGCAAAAGCCCAGCTGAAGCCTACCCCACGTAAAGACATGTATAACAAGATGGTCATTGTGGATCCCTTAGCCCCCACTTCTGAAGAGAATGACCAGAAAGCCATCACCAAACCTCGTTACATGCAGTGGAGGGAGACCGTAAGCTCGACAGCTCTGTTGGGCTTTCGCATTGAAGGAGCCACA ATTGAAGGGGGTCCCGTGAAGAAAGACTTCAAGCAAATGAAAAGCAGAGAGAAGATCATGGAGACATTTATCACTTTTACCAAGGGTCGGACTGATATTATG GCTGCCTACTTGAACAGACTGGAGGGCATGCAAGCTGTTCTTAAGGAATCTGTATTCTTCAGCACACATGAG GTGATTGGCAGCTCCCTCCTTTTTGTTCATGACCGTCGAGGCTTCTCAAACGTCTGGATGATCGATTTTGGCAAAACATCTCCAGCACCTGCTCACCTTACCCTGAGACATGATGTGGCTTGGGAGGCTGGGAACCATGAGGATGGCTACCTGCTTGGGCTCACAAATCTCATTCAGACCATTCGGGACACAATGCAGAAATTGGAGGAAAGCAGGGAAATTGTGCCCAAAGAGCCAGAAGAAAAAGCAATAGAGGAAATAAGGAAAAGCCTTTCATGTAAGAGTGCATCAACAGAAAGGGAAATAAATGATACCATTGCAAAGACAGCAGAAAAAGACCTTTTAACAACACAAGAGCAGGGCAACACATCGGCAGGGGTCCGTGATACACCTGTGTGGGGGGGCGACAGAAACCTGTGA